From Pelosinus fermentans DSM 17108, the proteins below share one genomic window:
- a CDS encoding diguanylate cyclase domain-containing protein: MNRESIPKSPLGIAIIYILLGSVWVLFSDSMIEQIFNDIKIITALSISKGWFFILCTGWLLYRLIKQSQKTLMTQNIALEVLGEERLASEEELRQQLDELLSREEEIRRQNLVLFSLNETALGLMNRLNSNELLRDIVVSAAKLINTPHGYVCLIDEEQGVCRRLIGTGAYEGETGRLDKLTDGLVGEVYRIGKMKVVDDYSTWEKRFTDPYFDNMHCTVQVPFKSEEKVFGTLGLSFADPERKFTVSEIDLLTRFAELASIALDNANLFTTYKNELIERRQTQKALQISQANYRAIFDAASDGIIVHDAATGEIIDSNQKVEELYGFSREEMISRGLDGLGNHQLPYSGNDALEWIHRAAEGKSQLFEWMIQRKNGENIWVEINLKNAEIAGRQCILAVIRDIRRRKRREIELHKIQSNNQALINAIPDNMFLIRCDSIIMDCKINSPHLYYLCSDEIIGESVFQVFQPNLAEQTMDAVVEAITRGKLQIYEFQMTKEQNQYYFEARIVPSGDEEVLAIVRDVTDRRQIAEKLAYLSHHDAMTGLYNRAYFEEEMRRMGAIRNVAAGIIICDLDGLKLVNDTLGHSMGDEVLKAVAGVLKKAFRPQDVIARIGGDEFAVLLPSNSRSAFKIACSRIHKLIEEYNGGRPIVPLSLSIGFAVTKETLTDMNALFKEADNYMYREKLQRHQSNKNTIVQALMSALEARDFITEGHGERMKEFIVSLANAAGVPKQSFADLRLFAQYHDLGKVGISDEILFKPSLFTKEEFTIMKQHSEIGYRIAQATPELEPISEWILKHHERWDGTGYPLGIGGNEIPVECRILSIVDSYDAMTNDRPQRKAMSHEAAITELRKCAGSQFDPHLVELFIRLLD, from the coding sequence ATGAATAGAGAATCTATACCAAAAAGTCCATTGGGTATTGCAATTATTTATATTTTATTAGGCAGTGTATGGGTATTGTTTTCAGATAGCATGATTGAGCAGATATTTAATGATATAAAGATCATCACTGCTTTATCCATATCAAAGGGCTGGTTTTTTATTTTGTGCACGGGGTGGTTACTCTATCGTCTTATTAAGCAGTCTCAGAAAACATTAATGACACAAAACATTGCTCTTGAGGTTTTAGGAGAAGAGCGTTTAGCGTCAGAAGAAGAATTGCGGCAGCAGTTAGATGAACTACTCAGCCGCGAAGAGGAAATTCGCAGACAAAACTTAGTGCTGTTTTCACTGAATGAAACTGCGTTGGGGCTTATGAATCGTTTAAATTCAAATGAGTTATTACGGGATATCGTTGTAAGTGCAGCAAAACTTATTAATACGCCTCATGGATATGTATGTTTAATCGATGAAGAACAGGGAGTTTGCAGAAGGCTGATCGGTACAGGTGCCTATGAAGGGGAAACTGGCCGCCTGGATAAGCTGACGGATGGTCTGGTTGGGGAAGTGTACAGGATCGGGAAAATGAAAGTGGTTGATGATTATAGTACATGGGAGAAACGTTTTACAGACCCTTATTTTGACAACATGCATTGTACAGTACAGGTGCCTTTTAAATCAGAAGAAAAAGTATTTGGTACTTTAGGTCTGTCCTTTGCTGATCCAGAAAGAAAGTTTACGGTAAGTGAAATTGATTTATTAACACGTTTTGCTGAATTAGCTTCGATTGCTCTTGATAATGCCAATTTATTTACTACCTATAAGAATGAGCTCATAGAGCGCAGACAGACCCAAAAAGCTTTGCAGATTTCTCAAGCCAATTATCGGGCGATATTTGATGCAGCCAGTGATGGAATTATTGTTCATGATGCTGCTACAGGAGAAATTATCGATAGTAATCAAAAAGTTGAAGAGTTATATGGTTTTTCTCGTGAGGAAATGATTTCACGAGGTTTAGATGGACTGGGTAATCATCAATTACCCTATAGTGGAAATGATGCTTTAGAATGGATTCACCGAGCTGCTGAGGGAAAATCCCAGCTTTTTGAATGGATGATTCAAAGGAAAAACGGAGAAAACATCTGGGTGGAAATTAATTTAAAAAATGCCGAAATTGCTGGTAGACAGTGTATATTAGCTGTAATTCGTGATATTCGGAGACGAAAGCGAAGAGAAATCGAGCTTCATAAAATTCAAAGTAATAATCAAGCACTGATTAATGCCATTCCGGATAATATGTTTCTTATACGGTGTGACAGTATTATAATGGATTGCAAAATAAATAGTCCCCATTTGTACTATTTATGCTCAGATGAAATCATTGGGGAAAGTGTTTTTCAAGTCTTTCAGCCAAACCTTGCCGAACAGACGATGGACGCAGTCGTGGAAGCGATTACGCGGGGAAAGCTGCAAATCTATGAATTTCAAATGACAAAGGAGCAAAATCAATATTATTTTGAAGCACGAATTGTACCAAGTGGTGACGAGGAAGTTCTGGCGATTGTCCGTGATGTAACGGACCGAAGGCAAATTGCGGAAAAGCTGGCTTACTTGAGTCATCATGATGCAATGACTGGTTTATACAATCGGGCCTATTTCGAAGAAGAAATGAGAAGAATGGGTGCTATACGCAATGTGGCGGCAGGGATTATCATTTGTGATTTGGACGGCTTAAAACTTGTGAATGATACGTTAGGTCATAGTATGGGCGATGAAGTTTTGAAAGCTGTCGCTGGTGTTCTTAAAAAGGCATTTCGTCCACAGGATGTAATTGCGCGAATTGGCGGAGATGAATTTGCTGTACTGCTTCCTTCTAACTCCCGATCCGCTTTTAAAATTGCTTGTTCTCGTATTCATAAATTAATCGAAGAGTACAATGGCGGCAGGCCTATTGTACCTCTTAGCTTGTCGATCGGATTTGCTGTAACCAAAGAAACTCTTACAGATATGAATGCTTTATTTAAAGAAGCAGATAACTATATGTACAGAGAAAAACTGCAGCGTCATCAAAGTAACAAAAATACAATTGTTCAAGCATTAATGAGTGCCTTAGAAGCTCGAGACTTTATTACAGAGGGACATGGCGAACGTATGAAGGAATTCATAGTGTCTTTGGCAAATGCCGCAGGCGTACCTAAGCAAAGCTTTGCAGATCTTCGCCTTTTTGCTCAATATCATGACTTGGGAAAAGTTGGAATATCTGATGAGATTTTATTTAAGCCGTCTCTGTTCACTAAAGAAGAATTTACAATTATGAAACAGCATTCAGAAATTGGTTATCGTATCGCCCAAGCCACTCCGGAATTAGAACCAATTTCGGAGTGGATATTAAAGCATCATGAAAGGTGGGATGGAACAGGATACCCTTTGGGTATTGGAGGTAATGAAATTCCTGTGGAATGCCGTATTTTATCCATTGTAGATTCTTATGATGCTATGACCAATGATCGTCCTCAACGCAAAGCAATGAGTCATGAAGCTGCAATCACCGAACTGCGCAAATGCGCAGGCAGCCAATTTGATCCTCATTTAGTGGAGTTATTTATACGATTGCTAGATTGA
- a CDS encoding glucose-1-phosphate adenylyltransferase, with the protein MRKKECIAMILAGGQGSRLGSLTSKIAKPAVPFGGKYRIIDFPLSNCHNSGIDTVGVLTQYRPLALHSYIGIGSPWDLDRRDGGVYVLPPYAQEGGAEWYKGTADAIYQNLNFIDMINPNYVLVLSGDHIYNMDYSLMLERHKKQKAEATISVIEVPWHETSRFGIMDTDEQGRITEFIEKPKEANSNLASMGIYIFNWRLLRKCLEDDRKNALSSHDFGKDIIPKLLMDGHRLFAYYFKGYWKDVGTVESFWEANMDLLADEPELDLYNPNWRVYSVNPTRPPHYIGAMAKITRSLVSEGCSILGEVEHSVIFPGVHIEEGAIIKDSIVMPYVTIGRDAQIYRGIIGRKSLIEEGALIGSINHEGICVIEENIIIPSDAQILENHMISKQKQVG; encoded by the coding sequence ATGCGTAAAAAGGAATGTATTGCTATGATATTAGCAGGTGGGCAGGGAAGCAGGCTGGGAAGCTTGACAAGCAAGATCGCGAAGCCAGCCGTGCCTTTTGGCGGTAAGTATCGTATTATCGATTTTCCTTTGAGCAATTGCCACAACTCTGGAATTGATACGGTGGGAGTGTTGACCCAGTATCGTCCTCTGGCTTTGCACAGCTATATCGGAATCGGTAGTCCATGGGACTTGGACCGCAGAGATGGCGGGGTGTATGTTTTGCCTCCTTATGCCCAGGAAGGTGGTGCAGAATGGTATAAAGGGACAGCGGATGCAATTTATCAAAATTTAAATTTTATTGATATGATCAACCCTAACTATGTATTGGTCTTATCAGGTGATCATATTTACAACATGGATTATTCGCTAATGCTGGAGCGCCATAAGAAACAAAAAGCAGAAGCTACTATTTCGGTGATTGAAGTACCTTGGCATGAAACCTCACGCTTTGGCATTATGGATACGGATGAACAGGGCAGAATTACAGAATTTATTGAAAAACCTAAAGAAGCGAATAGTAATTTGGCCTCCATGGGAATTTACATTTTTAACTGGCGTTTATTGCGAAAGTGCTTAGAAGACGACCGCAAAAATGCCCTTTCCAGTCATGATTTCGGCAAAGATATCATTCCTAAATTATTGATGGATGGTCATCGTTTATTTGCATATTATTTTAAAGGATATTGGAAGGATGTAGGCACAGTAGAAAGCTTTTGGGAAGCGAATATGGATTTATTGGCGGATGAGCCGGAGCTGGACTTATATAATCCTAATTGGCGGGTTTATTCTGTAAATCCTACCAGGCCGCCCCATTATATTGGCGCTATGGCAAAGATCACTCGTTCTTTGGTGAGTGAAGGCTGCTCAATTTTAGGCGAGGTGGAGCATTCTGTCATTTTTCCCGGTGTACATATTGAGGAAGGGGCTATAATTAAGGATTCCATTGTTATGCCCTATGTTACCATTGGCAGAGACGCGCAGATTTACCGGGGAATTATCGGACGAAAAAGCTTAATTGAAGAAGGTGCTTTGATTGGTTCAATCAATCACGAAGGGATATGTGTCATAGAGGAAAACATCATCATACCCAGTGATGCTCAAATTCTAGAGAATCATATGATAAGTAAACAAAAACAGGTGGGATAA
- the glgD gene encoding glucose-1-phosphate adenylyltransferase subunit GlgD, which yields MQNVMGIINLNLGQDLLKELTMGRPLAALPFGGRYRLIDFILSNMVNSGMQNVGILVQDKYRALMDHLRSGKEWDLARKRDGLFILPPSPNPCSSGGCRGSVENFYNNLDYIESSRQEYMLIAGSHIVCNLNYRKAFKFHKDMNADITILYKEYDADDELSQYTILDCQPDGRISDMGSQSSRTASRKVSMEMYLIEKGLLVELIKDCQARGGWDFVKDVLIKNIDKLKMFGYPYKGYAARIDSIKNYYRHNMDLLRPEKWEELFFKSGLVYTKVKDEAPVKYKENARAFNTMIANGCIIEGRVENSILFRGVKVHKGAYIKDSILMQKCEIAENAIIENVICDKNVCITQGKWLKGEKNYPLVVAKGTIV from the coding sequence ATGCAAAACGTTATGGGAATTATTAATTTGAATCTTGGTCAGGATCTCTTAAAAGAGCTAACTATGGGAAGACCATTGGCAGCTCTTCCTTTTGGCGGCAGGTATCGGCTGATTGATTTTATTTTATCTAATATGGTGAATTCAGGAATGCAGAATGTAGGGATTTTGGTGCAAGATAAATACCGGGCATTAATGGATCATTTGCGTTCGGGGAAGGAGTGGGATTTAGCCCGAAAAAGGGATGGTTTATTTATTTTACCTCCCAGTCCTAATCCATGTTCATCCGGGGGATGCCGGGGAAGTGTAGAAAATTTTTATAATAATTTAGACTACATTGAAAGCAGCAGGCAGGAATATATGCTGATTGCCGGCAGTCATATTGTCTGCAACTTGAATTATCGTAAGGCTTTTAAGTTTCATAAAGATATGAATGCAGACATTACAATCTTATACAAGGAATATGATGCAGACGATGAACTTTCCCAATATACCATCCTGGATTGTCAGCCTGACGGCCGAATTAGCGACATGGGCAGTCAATCATCTAGAACCGCATCCCGTAAAGTTTCCATGGAAATGTATCTGATTGAAAAAGGATTATTGGTAGAGTTGATCAAAGACTGCCAGGCACGAGGCGGCTGGGATTTTGTAAAGGACGTTTTAATTAAAAATATAGATAAATTAAAGATGTTTGGTTATCCTTACAAGGGTTATGCGGCCAGGATTGATTCAATCAAAAATTATTATCGTCACAATATGGATTTGCTTAGGCCGGAAAAGTGGGAAGAACTATTCTTCAAATCAGGACTTGTGTATACGAAAGTAAAGGATGAAGCCCCGGTCAAATATAAGGAAAATGCCAGAGCCTTTAATACGATGATTGCCAATGGCTGCATCATTGAGGGACGCGTGGAAAACAGTATATTGTTTCGTGGCGTCAAGGTACATAAGGGTGCATATATTAAGGACAGTATTCTTATGCAAAAATGTGAAATAGCTGAAAATGCAATTATTGAAAATGTAATCTGCGATAAAAATGTTTGTATTACCCAAGGGAAATGGTTAAAAGGGGAGAAGAACTATCCTCTGGTAGTGGCAAAGGGGACCATCGTATAA
- a CDS encoding VOC family protein: MQIKRVDSTINTNKLQESKEFYMKHFDFQLVYESDWYIELIAKDLPTNGISFTLPQREEGEFFNGKGLIISFQVDDVDAEYKRLKEEGVIIYQEMQNKHWGERSFVVNDPNGIHLYIYTPICPTPEYQKIYDSFKQE, translated from the coding sequence ATGCAAATAAAACGTGTTGATTCAACTATTAATACAAATAAACTGCAAGAGTCGAAGGAATTCTATATGAAGCATTTTGACTTTCAATTAGTATATGAAAGCGACTGGTACATAGAGTTAATTGCAAAGGACTTGCCGACCAATGGTATTAGCTTTACATTACCCCAACGAGAAGAAGGGGAGTTTTTTAATGGAAAGGGTTTAATTATTTCCTTCCAGGTGGATGATGTAGACGCTGAATATAAGCGCCTAAAGGAAGAAGGCGTCATTATATATCAAGAGATGCAAAATAAGCATTGGGGTGAAAGAAGTTTTGTAGTCAATGACCCAAATGGTATTCATCTCTACATTTATACACCGATTTGCCCGACACCCGAATATCAAAAGATTTATGACTCTTTTAAACAAGAGTAG